tacacctcgttcgacatcaccaACCAACGATTATTCGCGTACCTCTAATACATTTATTATGATTCGATGCCCACCTCCAACGAGAAAAGACATGATCACAAATACTAAATAAATTATCAGCTGCTAAATGAGACTCTAAGACTGCACACATGCTTAATCTATTTTCCAATACCACATCGCGAACCTCACTTTGTTTAGGGGTGAGATTCATACCCCTAATGTTCCACGAGGCTATATTAATCATTGGATACGTAGATCACGGGAGTGCTTGCCCCCTCAGTATTTTTGTTCTCCATAAAATCACCCGTTTCATCAACTTGTGGGTAAATATCAACCCCATCTTCCACGTTACCCATTGTAGAACTCTTCACAACATCATTGTCCTGTACCTTATTTAAAACATCAAATGCAATACTAACTCCCGCTCATTCCTTTTGTTTCAAAGAGCTCTGGCCTTCTTGTTTACTTAATTGTCCTTGTTGCAAATTTTTCTTCACCACAGGTACATAAACCATCTTCTTCTTGATCTTTCCAACAACGTATCCATCAGTTGGTTTCACTTGTTCTTTATGATTATCGATAACCACACTCTTAACTTTCTTTTTTTCCACCTGTTGAAATCCATCTTCATCAGTATTGATTAGTGAACTAGGATAACGATAGTTACATTTAGGGATCTAGTTAAGAAATTGTGAGCATCGACAGATAATTGCAATGTCACCATGAAATCGGTTATTAAAATGGTTTAAATTAAAGCAATCCGGATCCTTGGGAATTGATTTTAAGTGGATACCCTTATTTCTCCTGAATTCTTGTTATTTACTTTGCATTTCTTAGTTTAATTAGTTAAAAATCAAAATTCCCCGTTTTATTTAGGAAAATTATTAGTTTAGAATTCTTAATCACCtttgctccatgtggaacgaactttGTGTTTGCTATATCTTTACTACATTGATCAGGAGTAGTTGTCTAGTTTGTGTGTTAATTTTATTTGGTTTAGTTCAAGAAAATTAGGTGTAGAAAAACACACATCACGAATTTGATGGCATAACAATATGATGCTTCATGAAGCAACCCATAACCCGTCAAAAAATGAAAACCACTTAACGCATGTACACATTATAAGGGGAAAACTCCCAAGACCGAAAAGATAAGACGACAATACCCAAACCACCAACAAACACCCGACACCGAAAATATAAGAAGTTAAAATCCGAACCACCAGCAAACACCCAAAAAATCCGAACCTTCGACAAAGAAAGTCAACTCCGCCTAAGACATCAAGAGCTTGATGTTGGTTttagtgtgcacgtcataacacagATCTATACTACCACTTATATACAAGCCTATGGAATCACACACTTTAGCACTTAGacaccaattattatatattgtattattgttgatatataatatataattataacttATGGACATGTCCAAATTTACTATTTTAGTTTTCTCAAATATAAGTATCCTTTTCTTGAGAGAGATTGATCATATGCTAACTATTTATCATTCGGGTTATTGGAGCTTGTCACATTTTTATTTATCTGAATAATATTATTTCATCTGTTAATCATAGATTATGACAAGGCTACAAGGAGATAACTTTGACCACAATAAACTAGTATTTGAGAGAGTTAGTGAAATGGCTCAAAGAAAGGGGTGCACCCTAGGCCAATTAGCACTAGCGTGTGTCCTGCACCAAGGTGATGATGTGGCTCCAATCCCTGGTACAACAAAGATCGATAACCTGAACCAAAACCTCGGTGCTCTTGCGGTTAAACTCACTGTTGAGGAAATGGCTGAGCTTAAATTCTTGGCTTCATTCAAGGGTGCTCGAATACCCGAACAGATTTTGGCACATAGTTATCTGGATACTCCACCACTGTCATCATGGAAAGATGAGTAACAATATGGGTTCTTAGGGGGCTTTTATTTTAATATGAACTTCGTTAAAGTATGGTTTGAATAATGCCGTTTCGGGTTCTTTTGTCGTGAATAAAATTTACAagttaattatatgtttgtgtttgGATTATGTGATGATATGTTGAGTGTGTTTGTTATATATGTTC
The window above is part of the Rutidosis leptorrhynchoides isolate AG116_Rl617_1_P2 chromosome 1, CSIRO_AGI_Rlap_v1, whole genome shotgun sequence genome. Proteins encoded here:
- the LOC139895978 gene encoding probable aldo-keto reductase 5, whose product is MTRLQGDNFDHNKLVFERVSEMAQRKGCTLGQLALACVLHQGDDVAPIPGTTKIDNLNQNLGALAVKLTVEEMAELKFLASFKGARIPEQILAHSYLDTPPLSSWKDE